From the genome of Flavobacterium ovatum, one region includes:
- the ccsA gene encoding cytochrome c biogenesis protein CcsA gives MDKKIVSFLFSTRLMAVLFLTFAIAMATGTFIESKYNTDTARILVYNAWWFEGIMVFFMINFAGNIKRYQLWKKEKWATLMLHLAFVFILMGAFVTRYISFEGVMPIREGAAENQFYSDKTFLTVFVDGEYKGEMKRRVFDKPVLLSPATNNDFALTGKFDETPFAVEYQDFIMNATEYIKEDKNGILYMKIVEAGDGGRHEHFLKEGEVQNIHNVLFSLNKQTDGAININTTGTAFTIQTPFEGDFMRMADKLQGKVTKDNVQPLMMRSLYSIGEMRFVLPDMPVKGVIAYESKKDYKAKGGDNALIVKVIAEGQEKMVTLTGSKGKVGESKTVKIGNKDYSIFYGSKAYELPFKIKLNDFIAKKYPGTEKSYSSFESLVTVQDTETFDAHIFMNNILDYRGYRFFQSSFDPDEKGTVLSVNHDFWGTNITYFGYFMLFFAMMAIMFTKHSRFADIKRKLEVVKEKKAKLITILVLVLSFNGFAQTHDHDHEDGHDHDHAQEQTQSSSSAHVQRRPTEKELDSLITRFKVSPEHAAKFGRLVVQDAGGRMKPINTFASELLRKVSHANDYKGLNSDQVFLSMSQYAKLWIEVPIIYIKSGNDSIRKIIGIDAKAKYAPFIAFFDEKGNYKLSPYLDDAYKTANPNQFQKDFVETDKKVNLMESALSGSIMKIFPIPSDANNKWISYLETEHAGLKGMDSTYTKSILPLYFGSLNNASISSDYKNADELLESLHGFQRKFGTKVMPSEDKVTAEILYNKYDVFQNLSYWYIYASILMLFFTIIQIFKERKILNIAVNTMHVIIGLLFGLHTLGLIARWYISGHAPWSNAYESIIYIAWATMFFGLAFDIKSKLTVASSAFVSAMILMAAYMNWIDPEIANLQPVLNSYWLMIHVAVIVASYGPFALGMILGFVSLLLIFFTNEKNKTKMDLNIQEITYINELALTIGLIMLTIGNFLGGQWANESWGRYWGWDPKETWALISIMVYAFVIHARFVPSLRGKWIFNLMSMFAFVSILFTYYGVNFHLVGLHSYASGEAKSLDWIYYMLGGISVIGAITYPKYRKYYKK, from the coding sequence ATGGATAAAAAAATAGTTTCTTTCTTGTTTTCGACCCGACTGATGGCGGTGCTTTTTTTGACTTTTGCAATTGCTATGGCTACGGGAACTTTTATTGAAAGCAAGTACAATACGGATACAGCTCGAATTTTAGTATATAATGCTTGGTGGTTTGAGGGAATTATGGTGTTCTTTATGATTAATTTCGCCGGAAATATCAAGCGCTACCAATTGTGGAAAAAAGAGAAATGGGCGACTTTGATGCTGCATTTGGCTTTTGTATTTATCCTGATGGGGGCTTTTGTGACACGTTACATTAGTTTTGAAGGGGTGATGCCAATACGGGAAGGCGCTGCCGAAAACCAGTTTTACTCGGACAAAACTTTTTTGACTGTTTTTGTAGATGGGGAATACAAGGGGGAAATGAAACGTAGGGTTTTTGACAAACCAGTGTTGCTTTCGCCTGCTACTAACAATGACTTTGCGCTTACGGGGAAATTTGATGAAACACCTTTTGCGGTAGAATACCAAGATTTTATCATGAATGCCACTGAGTATATCAAGGAAGATAAAAACGGTATTTTGTATATGAAGATTGTCGAAGCCGGTGATGGTGGGCGTCATGAACATTTCTTGAAAGAGGGCGAGGTGCAGAATATTCACAACGTTTTATTCTCGTTGAACAAGCAGACCGATGGTGCTATCAACATCAATACTACAGGTACGGCCTTTACGATTCAGACTCCGTTTGAAGGTGATTTTATGCGAATGGCAGATAAATTGCAAGGAAAAGTGACCAAAGATAATGTGCAGCCGTTAATGATGCGCTCGTTATACAGCATAGGCGAAATGCGTTTTGTATTGCCAGATATGCCTGTAAAAGGTGTGATTGCTTATGAGTCAAAAAAAGATTACAAAGCCAAAGGTGGCGACAATGCGCTGATTGTAAAAGTAATTGCCGAAGGGCAAGAGAAAATGGTAACGCTTACTGGCTCAAAAGGGAAAGTAGGGGAGTCCAAAACGGTAAAAATTGGTAACAAGGATTACAGTATTTTTTACGGTAGTAAGGCGTATGAATTGCCGTTTAAAATAAAACTAAACGATTTTATTGCTAAGAAATATCCGGGTACGGAGAAGAGTTATTCGTCTTTTGAAAGTTTGGTAACGGTACAAGATACGGAAACTTTTGATGCTCATATTTTTATGAATAACATTTTGGATTATAGAGGCTACCGCTTTTTTCAATCGTCATTTGACCCTGACGAAAAAGGGACCGTATTGTCTGTAAACCACGACTTTTGGGGAACGAATATTACTTATTTTGGGTATTTTATGTTGTTCTTTGCTATGATGGCAATTATGTTTACCAAACATTCTCGTTTTGCTGATATCAAACGCAAACTGGAAGTGGTGAAAGAGAAAAAAGCAAAATTAATTACGATTCTTGTATTGGTATTGAGTTTTAATGGCTTTGCACAAACGCATGATCATGACCACGAGGATGGGCACGACCATGATCATGCACAAGAGCAAACACAAAGCTCGAGCAGTGCTCATGTACAAAGAAGACCAACGGAAAAAGAATTGGATTCGTTGATTACGAGGTTCAAAGTATCTCCTGAACATGCGGCTAAATTTGGTCGTTTGGTCGTGCAAGATGCCGGTGGAAGAATGAAACCAATTAATACTTTTGCATCGGAGTTGTTGCGAAAAGTTAGTCATGCAAATGATTATAAGGGATTGAATTCTGATCAAGTATTTTTGTCAATGTCGCAATATGCTAAACTATGGATAGAAGTACCTATTATTTATATAAAATCAGGAAATGATAGTATTCGAAAAATAATTGGAATTGATGCAAAAGCAAAATATGCACCTTTTATTGCCTTTTTTGATGAAAAAGGGAATTACAAATTATCGCCTTATCTAGATGATGCTTATAAAACGGCAAACCCAAATCAGTTCCAAAAGGATTTTGTAGAAACAGATAAAAAAGTGAACTTGATGGAATCGGCTTTGAGTGGTTCTATTATGAAAATTTTCCCAATACCTAGTGATGCCAACAATAAATGGATTTCGTATTTGGAGACAGAACACGCAGGATTAAAGGGGATGGATTCTACTTATACAAAGAGTATTTTGCCTTTGTATTTTGGTTCTTTAAACAATGCTTCAATATCTAGCGACTATAAAAATGCCGATGAATTATTGGAAAGCTTACATGGTTTTCAACGTAAATTTGGAACTAAAGTAATGCCGTCTGAAGATAAAGTAACTGCTGAGATTTTATATAACAAATACGATGTGTTTCAAAACCTTTCTTATTGGTATATCTACGCATCTATTTTAATGTTGTTTTTTACTATCATACAAATTTTCAAAGAGCGTAAGATTTTGAATATAGCGGTGAACACGATGCACGTTATTATAGGTTTGTTGTTTGGATTACACACTTTGGGATTGATCGCACGTTGGTACATTTCAGGACATGCGCCTTGGAGTAATGCGTACGAATCGATTATTTATATTGCCTGGGCAACGATGTTCTTTGGTTTGGCTTTTGATATTAAATCAAAATTAACCGTAGCTTCATCTGCTTTTGTTTCTGCAATGATTTTGATGGCAGCTTACATGAACTGGATTGACCCAGAAATTGCCAATTTACAGCCGGTATTGAATTCGTATTGGTTGATGATTCACGTAGCAGTGATTGTGGCGAGTTACGGGCCGTTTGCCTTAGGAATGATTTTAGGTTTTGTTTCGTTATTGCTAATCTTTTTTACCAACGAAAAGAACAAAACCAAAATGGATTTGAATATTCAAGAGATTACCTATATAAATGAGTTGGCCTTGACAATTGGATTGATAATGTTAACCATAGGAAACTTCCTTGGAGGACAATGGGCCAATGAAAGCTGGGGACGCTACTGGGGATGGGATCCAAAGGAAACTTGGGCTTTAATTAGTATTATGGTGTATGCCTTTGTGATTCACGCTCGATTTGTTCCGTCACTAAGAGGGAAATGGATCTTTAACCTGATGAGTATGTTTGCTTTTGTTTCCATTTTGTTTACGTATTATGGGGTGAACTTTCACTTGGTAGGATTACACTCTTACGCAAGTGGTGAAGCCAAATCACTAGATTGGATTTACTATATGTTAGGCGGGATTTCGGTAATTGGAGCGATTACTTATCCAAAATATAGAAAGTATTATAAGAAATAG